In Citrus sinensis cultivar Valencia sweet orange chromosome 2, DVS_A1.0, whole genome shotgun sequence, a single genomic region encodes these proteins:
- the LOC102612114 gene encoding probable LRR receptor-like serine/threonine-protein kinase At1g56130 isoform X3, which yields MFLSFSHNDFSGPVPRELGNLKELTVLAFGTNNFSGALPPELGNLAKLEQLYIDSCGAGGEIPSTFAKLRNMQTLWASDNPFTGKIPDFIGNWTKLKSLRFQGNSFQGPIPSSLSKLASLESLQMSDIYNVSSSLDFVMSLKNLTDLSLRNALITGTIPFGIGELQMLQILDLSFNNLTGQIPATLFNIDSLEYLFLGNNSLSGTLPDQKSENLQKIDLSHNHLSGTFPLWVNSELQMNLAVNNFKFDISNISVFPGLNCLQRNFTCNRNAPQYANFSIKCASPEMRADNIVYEGDNSYLGASAFVVTNTEKWAVSKVGLFNGRENASYVLNTQDQVTGTRTPKLYQTSRISAGSLRYYGLGLVNGPYNVSLLFAETNFPDPSTERWESRGRRVFDIYVQGTLRWKDFDISKEAGGPNRAIIKNFSATVSENHLEIHLFWAGKGTCCIPKQGNYGPAISALSVVSAFKPSVSGLPPSTPGNKNHTGLIVGIAVPLGILGLIVISIMFYLWREKDNDDEEVLVGIGSKPNIFGYAELRSATKDFNRSNKLGEGGYGPVYKGTLSDGRVIAVKQLSIASHQGKNQFVNEIATISAVQHRNLVRLYGCCIEGARRLLVYEYLENKSLDQVLFGDNELHLDWPTRFSICLGTARGLAYLHEESRPRIVHRDVKASNILLDAELCPKISDFGLAKLYDDKKTHISTRVAGTVGYLAPEYAMRGHLTEKADVFSFGVVALEIISGRASSDKSLDMEKIYLLEWAWNLHENNQSFGLVDPTLTEFNDKEALRVIGVALLCTQTSPMMRPPMSRVVAMLAGDIEVGTVVSKPSYLTGWDFKDITASFLNEDTPTPSSSNKRSNSKKKSQRENPVDDHSEGIDALLFPVNVTQLAVIIAEGR from the exons ATGTTTCT GTCATTTTCCCACAATGACTTCTCGGGGCCTGTCCCCAGGGAGCTGGGAAACCTTAAGGAGTTAACTGTTCT TGCTTTTGGTACCAACAATTTCTCAGGAGCGCTCCCTCCAGAACTTGGCAACTTAGCCAAACTTGAGCAACT TTACATAGACAGTTGTGGGGCCGGTGGTGAAATTCCCTCCACATTTGCTAAACTTCGCAATATGCAAACTCT GTGGGCATCAGATAATCCTTTTACAGGCAAAATACCAGACTTCATTGGCAATTGGACTAAGCTTAAGTCCTT GAGATTTCAGGGGAATTCTTTTCAAGGTCCTATCCCATCCAGTTTGTCTAAGTTGGCTTCATTAGAATCCTT ACAAATGAGCGATATATATAACGTGAGTTCATCTCTTGATTTCGTTATGAGTTTGAAGAACTTAACTGACTT GTCCCTAAGAAATGCTCTGATCACTGGTACTATTCCATTTGGAATTGGAGAGCTTCAAATGTTACAGATATT GGACTTGAGTTTCAACAACTTAACAGGCCAAATCCCAGCAACTTTGTTCAATATCGATTCTCTTGAATACTT GTTTCTTGGAAACAATAGTTTGTCAGGAACACTTCCTGATCAAAAAAGTGAAAACCTTCAAAAAAT AGATTTATCTCATAATCATCTATCAGGAACTTTTCCATTGTGGGTGAATTCAGAATTACAAAT GAATCTGGCAGTGAACAACTTCAAATTTGACATATCAAACATAAG TGTCTTTCCAGGATTGAACTGTCTTCAGAGGAACTTCACATGCAATAGAAATGCTCCACAAT ATGCAAACTTCTCAATCAAATGTGCTAGTCCAGAAATGAGAGCTGATAACATAGTGTATGAGGGTGATAACTCATATCTTGGCGCATCGGCCTTTGTTGTGACCAATACAGAAAAATGGGCAGTTAGTAAAGTGGGTCTGTTTAATGGAAGAGAAAATGCATCTTATGTGCTAAACACTCAAGATCAAGTGACGGGCACCAGGACTCCAAAGCTTTATCAGACGTCAAGGATATCCGCCGGATCACTTAGATACTATGGCCTGGGTCTTGTGAATGGACCTTATAATGTAAGCTTGTTATTCGCAGAAACAAATTTTCCTGATCCAAGCACAGAAAGGTGGGAGAGTCGTGGAAGGCGTGTTTTTGATATCTATGTTCAG GGAACTCTCCGGTGGAAGGATTTTGACATATCAAAGGAGGCGGGAGGGCCTAACAGAGCTATTATAAAAAACTTCAGTGCTACTGTGTCAGAAAACCATCTCGAAATTCACCTATTTTGGGCTGGTAAAGGGACCTGCTGCATACCTAAACAAGGTAATTATGGACCAGCAATTTCAGCTCTCAGTGTCGTTTCAG CTTTCAAACCATCTGTAAGTGGATTACCCCCAAGTACTCCGGGGAATAAGAACCACACAGGGTTGATTGTTGGCATTGCAGTACCTCTTGGAATTTTGGGCTTGATAGTGATATCTATAATGTTCTACTTGTGGAGAGAAAAAGACAACGATGATGAGGAAG TGCTAGTTGGGATAGGCTCTAAACCAAACATTTTCGGCTATGCTGAGTTGAGATCTGCAACAAAAGACTTTAACCGTTCAAACAAGCTTGGAGAGGGAGGATATGGACCTGTGTACAAG GGTACTCTATCTGATGGGAGAGTAATAGCTGTGAAGCAACTTTCAATAGCATCTCACCAAGGGAAGAATCAATTTGTAAATGAGATTGCTACCATATCTGCAGTGCAACATCGCAATCTTGTGAGATTGTATGGATGCTGCATTGAAGGAGCCAGGCGCCTCCTTGTTTATGAGTATCTTGAAAACAAAAGCCTCGATCAAGTATTGTTCG GAGACAATGAATTGCATCTGGATTGGCCTACCAGGTTCAGCATATGCTTGGGAACAGCAAGAGGGCTGGCTTATCTTCACGAAGAATCCAGGCCTAGGATTGTACATCGAGATGTCAAAGCAAGTAATATTTTACTTGATGCAGAGCTCTGCCCCAAGATATCGGATTTTGGATTGGCAAAGCTGTATGATGACAAGAAAACCCACATCAGCACAAGAGTTGCAGGGACCGT TGGATATTTGGCACCGGAGTATGCAATGCGCGGACACTTGACAGAGAAGGCCGATGTTTTCAGTTTTGGCGTTGTTGCGTTGGAGATCATAAGTGGAAGAGCAAGCTCTGACAAAAGTTTGGATATGGAAAAGATTTATCTTCTCGAATGG GCTTGGAATCTCCatgaaaataatcaaagtTTCGGGCTTGTAGATCCTACATTAACAGAGTTTAACGACAAGGAAGCTCTTCGGGTGATAGGAGTAGCTCTCTTGTGCACTCAAACATCACCAATGATGAGGCCACCAATGTCACGCGTTGTGGCCATGCTTGCTGGGGATATAGAAGTTGGCACAGTTGTTTCAAAGCCAAGTTATTTGACAGGTTGGGATTTTAAAGATATAACAGCAAGCTTTTTGAACGAAGACACGCCAACGCCTTCATCATCTAATAAAAGAAGTAACAGCAAGAAGAAAAGCCAAAGAGAAAATCCAGTTGACGATCATAGTGAAGGAATTGATGCATTACTCTTCCCAGTAAATGTCACACAGCTAGCTGTTATCATAGCAGAAGGGAGgtga
- the LOC102611826 gene encoding uncharacterized protein LOC102611826, whose translation MGMVVVISLPLILFSLLLGFGCYYLGRARGRQDIRTNPQVFGVPAPPPGTGSEATTFTYPSSPAAAAAAAATKFKPDNSANV comes from the coding sequence atGGGTATGGTGGTGGTGATATCCCTGCCGTTGATCTTGTTCAGCCTGTTGCTTGGATTTGGATGCTATTACTTGGGAAGAGCTAGAGGAAGACAAGATATCAGAACCAATCCACAAGTTTTTGGGGTGCCAGCGCCTCCGCCAGGCACAGGCAGTGAAGCTACTACATTCACTTACCCATCCTctcctgctgctgctgctgctgctgctgctactaAATTCAAGCCTGACAATTCAGCCAACGTCTAG